The stretch of DNA GTCTATCGCTGCTTTCGTTACTGTCCTGCCGTAAGGAATGGCTGGAACCTAACCCCCTCTCGTTTTTCACGCCCGAAAATGTGTATACCAACAAAGCCGGGTTTGAGTCGCTGCTCATTACGATGCGGAAAGACCTCAAAAACGAGAATACGGGGCCAATTAACTTTCTGATCAACGAATTTGCTTCGTCAGATCTGGGCGTAGCCAGCGTTCAGTTGGATTTCTATAAACTGACACCCAACACCGACCGCTACTACAAATACCTGTCGATGTTCACAACGGCATATGCATCTATCAAGAATGCAAACGTGCTGATCTCACGAATCGATGCCATCAAGTGGGATAGTCAGGACGTGCGAAACGCTCTCCTGGCCGAAGCTTACTGGCACCGCGCCTACTGGTACTACCGACTGGTAAACTCATACGGCGACGTACCCTTTATCGGCGAAGAATTGACTGGCCCGAAGCTCGATTTTCAGACGCATAGCCGTTGGGCGGTGCTGAAAAAGATTCAGTCTGACCTTGAATTTGCCGTGCAGCACTTGCCTGTGAAAGCACCGGCGGGCGTTATCTCGAAAGGCGCGGGCGATCATCTTCTGGCGAAGGTTTATCTGGCTAATCTGGAGTTCGACAAAGCCATCGAGGCCTCAACACGGGTTATTAATGGACCCTACGCCCTGATGCGAAATCGGTTTGGCATAACGGCCAACGATACCAAACGCAACCTGATCTGGGATTTGCACCGCCCCAAAAACTTCAACATTCCTCAGAATACAGAAACCATTCTGGCGATTGTAGATCGGTTTGAGGCACCACCGGGGGCGCGCTCGGGCGGATTGTACACCATGCGGCACTATAACTGCGCCTGGTGGAATACGATTATTCGTGATAGCCAGGGCAAAGCTGGGATGGTAGCAAGTGGCCCCATGTACGACTCGCTGGGGCGGGGTAACGGTAACGTTCGGCTGACGTCGTTTTACCAGTACGACCTCTGGAATTATAAAAACACAACCTGGAAAAACACGCCCGATCTCCGCCGGAGCGACATCAACTGGACCGACCTGAACGAGATTCTGTACAACAACCCGGCTTCGGTTGATTACCGCAAACCCGTACAGATCAGGAATCTGGCTGCTCCTGCCGATACATTCTACGGCTTATATGCCATGCCGCACTACATCATGTTTGTGCCACAGGATGACCCACTTGCCCAACCTTTTGGTGGTAACGGCGACTGGTATGTGTTTCGGCTCGCCGAGACGCACCTGATTCGGGCGGAGGCTAACTACTGGAAGGGCCTGATTGCCGAAGCTGCCAAGGACCTCAATA from Spirosoma montaniterrae encodes:
- a CDS encoding RagB/SusD family nutrient uptake outer membrane protein encodes the protein MKRIVSKLCICLSLLSLLSCRKEWLEPNPLSFFTPENVYTNKAGFESLLITMRKDLKNENTGPINFLINEFASSDLGVASVQLDFYKLTPNTDRYYKYLSMFTTAYASIKNANVLISRIDAIKWDSQDVRNALLAEAYWHRAYWYYRLVNSYGDVPFIGEELTGPKLDFQTHSRWAVLKKIQSDLEFAVQHLPVKAPAGVISKGAGDHLLAKVYLANLEFDKAIEASTRVINGPYALMRNRFGITANDTKRNLIWDLHRPKNFNIPQNTETILAIVDRFEAPPGARSGGLYTMRHYNCAWWNTIIRDSQGKAGMVASGPMYDSLGRGNGNVRLTSFYQYDLWNYKNTTWKNTPDLRRSDINWTDLNEILYNNPASVDYRKPVQIRNLAAPADTFYGLYAMPHYIMFVPQDDPLAQPFGGNGDWYVFRLAETHLIRAEANYWKGLIAEAAKDLNIVRQRAGALPVEVGEVTLDFIFDERARELFAEEPRHSELVRASYILAKQGRNGYSLAQFSQKNYYYDRLMAKNIFYTRKVNYIGNTSDIAPFHVLWPIPASVVNANTLGIINQNVGYDGASRNVPPVETIP